In the genome of Deinococcus sp. QL22, one region contains:
- a CDS encoding MerR family transcriptional regulator — translation MFARSTDLTVTTLRHYDEEGLLRPAVVGPASNYRYYFPSQMMDAERIRVMRGLEVPLNEIREYLREPDEELRRLTLLRHRRRVEQRITRDAHALEALNRMECAGLDPIAVTVKTLAAQPMAYTRYVTSLHTVEIDRRRAIERITTLVRGQSLMPGHSFSLCRDAPSDVPRDRDDVSAGSPNEASRWRSGFC, via the coding sequence ATGTTCGCCCGCTCGACCGACTTAACGGTCACAACCTTACGACACTACGACGAGGAAGGCTTGTTGCGACCTGCTGTGGTGGGTCCTGCCAGCAATTACCGCTACTACTTTCCGTCACAGATGATGGACGCGGAACGTATCCGCGTCATGCGCGGGCTGGAGGTCCCCCTGAACGAAATTCGCGAGTACTTACGCGAACCAGATGAGGAGTTACGGCGCCTGACGTTGCTGCGCCACCGTCGCCGGGTGGAACAGCGGATAACGAGAGACGCTCACGCACTCGAAGCGCTTAACCGGATGGAATGCGCCGGTCTCGACCCGATCGCCGTCACCGTCAAAACCCTCGCGGCACAACCCATGGCCTACACTCGGTACGTCACGTCCCTCCATACCGTGGAGATCGATCGTCGCCGGGCCATCGAACGCATCACCACGCTTGTTCGGGGACAAAGCCTCATGCCTGGCCACAGCTTCTCACTGTGCCGAGATGCCCCGTCCGATGTTCCACGCGACCGAGACGACGTCTCGGCGGGCTCACCGAATGAAGCTTCACGGTGGAGGTCGGGGTTTTGCTGA
- a CDS encoding TetR/AcrR family transcriptional regulator: MQHDTREKILKVAHGLVMVRGFNNTGLSEILKEAGVPKGSFYHYFPSKDDLGFALLDRFSAALLADLNQFFSTHEGTALEALRAYFEHLTVLFKDEFSLCNCLLGNLGQELAAQHEGFRRAVKQHFDEIEQCLAEQFERAKREGDLDSSVNSLSLARLLFSGWEGSLIRAKLEQSADQPAAFIQFFFDRLKT, encoded by the coding sequence ATGCAGCATGACACCCGTGAGAAGATCCTCAAAGTCGCTCACGGGTTGGTGATGGTGCGTGGCTTCAACAACACTGGACTGAGTGAGATCCTGAAAGAAGCTGGCGTGCCTAAAGGTTCCTTTTACCACTACTTTCCCAGCAAGGACGATCTGGGATTTGCTTTGCTTGATCGCTTCAGCGCGGCTCTCCTGGCCGACCTGAATCAGTTTTTTTCGACGCATGAGGGAACTGCCCTTGAGGCCCTGCGGGCGTACTTTGAACACCTGACCGTGCTTTTCAAGGACGAGTTCTCTTTATGCAATTGTTTGCTCGGCAATCTGGGGCAGGAACTCGCTGCTCAGCACGAAGGTTTTAGACGGGCAGTGAAGCAACACTTTGACGAGATAGAACAGTGCTTGGCAGAGCAGTTTGAGCGTGCCAAGCGGGAAGGCGATCTCGATTCATCTGTAAACAGCCTCAGTTTGGCCCGACTGCTGTTTTCAGGGTGGGAGGGAAGTTTGATCCGGGCCAAGTTGGAACAGTCAGCTGATCAACCCGCAGCCTTTATCCAGTTCTTCTTTGACCGTTTGAAAACTTGA
- a CDS encoding SDR family NAD(P)-dependent oxidoreductase, translating to MNLKRIQGTHVLVTGANRGIGQAFTRSLLTRGAERVYAAVRDPANITTLDTSDNRLIPVILDITNSDDIQRVKQTLPRLDLLINNAGTAFPSTYSAASALSSARQEMNTNYFGPLELSTALLELLRQSPNAGIINVSSIAGITNFKALGTYSASKAAAHFLTQGLRAEVGPAGIFVAGVYPGPVDTRMAAGFEMHKPSAHEVAEVVLDAYQAAVEDIFPDAFSRAMADMFFQNPKALEQEFAK from the coding sequence ATGAACCTAAAACGCATCCAAGGCACCCACGTCCTCGTTACTGGCGCCAATCGTGGCATCGGTCAAGCTTTCACCAGGTCGCTGCTCACCCGTGGTGCCGAACGAGTTTACGCAGCCGTGCGCGACCCAGCGAACATCACGACTCTTGACACCTCCGACAACCGACTGATTCCCGTCATCCTGGATATCACCAACTCCGACGACATTCAGCGTGTCAAACAGACTCTGCCACGCTTGGATCTGCTGATTAACAACGCCGGCACCGCCTTCCCATCAACTTACAGTGCGGCGTCTGCCCTCTCCTCCGCCCGCCAGGAGATGAACACCAATTACTTCGGTCCGCTTGAGCTGAGCACTGCCCTGTTGGAGTTACTGCGTCAAAGCCCAAATGCAGGAATCATCAACGTCTCGTCCATCGCGGGGATCACCAATTTCAAGGCTTTGGGCACTTACTCTGCGTCGAAAGCCGCCGCACACTTCCTCACACAAGGCTTACGCGCCGAAGTTGGTCCGGCAGGCATTTTTGTAGCGGGTGTTTATCCCGGACCTGTGGATACCCGCATGGCTGCTGGATTCGAGATGCACAAGCCAAGTGCTCACGAAGTGGCCGAGGTGGTGCTTGACGCTTATCAAGCGGCAGTAGAGGACATCTTTCCAGACGCTTTTTCTCGTGCCATGGCGGACATGTTCTTCCAGAATCCAAAAGCTTTGGAACAAGAATTCGCGAAGTAA
- a CDS encoding integrase core domain-containing protein produces the protein MAEVRAAMPDVHRWYNHQRRHSAPGYATPWSTLTSSANARNAA, from the coding sequence ATGGCTGAGGTTCGCGCTGCCATGCCAGATGTTCACCGCTGGTATAACCACCAACGCCGTCACTCGGCGCCTGGCTACGCCACGCCTTGGTCGACACTCACCTCATCGGCGAACGCTCGCAACGCCGCTTGA
- a CDS encoding DDE-type integrase/transposase/recombinase, with translation MQIDATRLSLPEGVCWIYFVLDVLSRVVLASRVVRSLSMHLAKLTLDKAVAVLWAEGHPETILVQSDGGSDFTSEVFQQVCSKYGSWVRSKVSQPGGTGILERLNRTYTLSIRFPSRLAVHG, from the coding sequence GTGCAGATCGACGCCACACGCCTCTCCCTCCCGGAGGGCGTCTGTTGGATTTACTTCGTGCTGGACGTACTTTCACGGGTGGTCTTGGCCAGCCGGGTCGTGCGGAGTCTGTCGATGCACCTTGCTAAGCTCACGCTGGACAAAGCCGTCGCCGTCCTGTGGGCCGAGGGCCACCCGGAGACGATCCTCGTGCAAAGTGACGGCGGCAGCGACTTCACGAGCGAGGTCTTTCAACAGGTCTGCTCGAAGTACGGCAGCTGGGTGCGCTCCAAGGTGTCCCAGCCAGGCGGCACCGGAATCCTGGAACGACTCAACAGAACCTACACATTATCAATTCGCTTTCCGTCACGATTGGCAGTCCATGGCTGA
- a CDS encoding IS110 family transposase: MIILGLDPHPTTHTAVALDSRGLGLDSLSVQNDAEGLNQLCAWSARFELHCWAIEGAGNRYVAPLLALLFANDQSVSHIHPSLTRQYRARRGKKKNDLVDAENVARVLLANPQLPPDQLSEQRTRLQELSRTRDKLAQQRKANQMMLEALPDTMAASLSTALQAVLTSLEAAWKEREHAMATLVAQVAPTLLTLQGIGVVLAGTVLAEMGDIQRFENVHHFASDCGAAPVERGSGKNTRWCVNVGGHRQLNPVLHLMALTRRRCDERTKTFVAKKEQEGKTKRAALRALKTHLAREVYRTLQACHLGGPIPAPS; the protein is encoded by the coding sequence ATGATCATTCTTGGACTTGATCCCCACCCCACGACCCATACCGCCGTCGCTCTCGATTCGCGTGGACTGGGACTGGACAGCCTGAGCGTCCAGAACGACGCCGAAGGCCTGAATCAGTTGTGTGCTTGGTCTGCTCGTTTTGAACTGCACTGCTGGGCCATTGAAGGTGCAGGCAACCGGTACGTGGCTCCCCTGCTGGCCCTGCTCTTTGCCAATGATCAGTCGGTGTCTCACATCCACCCCAGCCTGACCCGTCAGTACCGTGCGCGTCGCGGCAAGAAAAAGAACGACCTGGTCGATGCCGAGAACGTCGCTCGGGTGCTGCTGGCCAACCCGCAACTCCCGCCCGACCAGCTCAGCGAGCAGCGTACCCGTTTGCAGGAATTGTCCCGCACGCGGGACAAGCTGGCTCAGCAGCGCAAAGCGAACCAGATGATGCTCGAAGCGCTCCCAGATACCATGGCTGCCTCGCTGAGCACCGCCCTGCAGGCGGTGCTGACTTCTCTCGAAGCAGCATGGAAAGAGCGGGAACACGCCATGGCGACCCTGGTCGCTCAAGTGGCCCCCACCCTGTTGACCTTGCAGGGGATCGGCGTGGTGCTGGCCGGCACCGTACTGGCCGAAATGGGTGACATCCAGCGGTTTGAAAACGTCCATCACTTTGCCAGTGACTGCGGCGCTGCCCCCGTGGAGCGGGGCAGCGGAAAGAACACACGCTGGTGCGTGAACGTCGGTGGCCACCGACAGCTCAACCCTGTGCTCCACCTGATGGCCTTGACCCGGCGACGCTGTGACGAACGCACCAAAACATTTGTGGCCAAGAAGGAGCAGGAGGGAAAAACAAAACGGGCGGCACTTCGAGCACTCAAGACCCACCTGGCCCGGGAGGTGTACCGAACCCTGCAGGCCTGTCACCTGGGCGGCCCCATCCCTGCCCCTTCATAG
- a CDS encoding transposase, translating to MGKQRKTWITDVKEAIVLSVLRGELGGAGTARQHDVNESLIHSWKAQFLEAGRARLAGDRPDQGVSLLERANDRLGRIVAEKELELDIARKVRRL from the coding sequence ATGGGGAAACAACGGAAAACCTGGATAACCGACGTCAAAGAAGCCATTGTCTTGAGCGTTTTGCGCGGGGAACTGGGTGGGGCAGGAACAGCCCGGCAGCATGATGTCAATGAGAGCCTGATCCACAGTTGGAAAGCCCAGTTCCTGGAGGCGGGCCGTGCCCGTCTTGCGGGAGATCGTCCGGATCAGGGTGTGAGTCTGCTGGAACGGGCGAACGACCGACTGGGGCGCATTGTGGCGGAGAAGGAATTGGAGTTGGATATCGCGCGAAAAGTGCGGCGGCTCTGA
- a CDS encoding methyltransferase domain-containing protein: protein MTKSSREQFDAHAEKYASSAVHRFGASLPILLELAAPKEDDLVLDIATGTGNTALALASHVARAVGVDVSPKMLDQARARADREAFTNVSFQEGIAEHLPFADASFTLVTSRHAPHHFREVPTFLQEVHRVLRPGGRFVLADQITPRAEMQHWVDFWQRTRDPSHVRQRTVDEWREMTKAAGFRSVEERLVPYRLEFEWWTQQSGTSTETVETLREHARNADVEVREAMGLEFDAQGHVQAHHDPMLVARWDR, encoded by the coding sequence ATGACGAAATCAAGCCGAGAGCAGTTTGACGCGCACGCCGAGAAATACGCTTCAAGTGCGGTCCATCGATTTGGAGCCAGTCTGCCGATCTTGCTGGAGTTGGCTGCCCCAAAGGAGGATGATCTGGTTCTCGATATCGCCACAGGCACCGGGAACACAGCCCTCGCTCTGGCCTCACACGTCGCACGAGCCGTCGGAGTGGATGTGTCGCCAAAGATGCTCGACCAAGCGCGGGCACGCGCTGATCGTGAGGCCTTCACCAACGTGTCATTTCAGGAAGGTATAGCGGAACACCTCCCCTTCGCGGACGCAAGCTTCACGCTAGTGACCTCGAGGCACGCCCCGCACCACTTCCGGGAAGTTCCGACCTTCCTGCAGGAGGTACACCGAGTGCTCCGGCCAGGCGGCCGCTTCGTTTTGGCTGATCAGATCACGCCGCGCGCTGAGATGCAGCACTGGGTGGACTTCTGGCAGCGCACGCGCGATCCGTCGCATGTTCGTCAACGAACCGTGGACGAGTGGCGGGAGATGACCAAAGCGGCGGGATTCCGTTCAGTGGAAGAGCGCCTCGTGCCGTATCGGTTGGAATTCGAGTGGTGGACGCAGCAGTCGGGCACCAGCACTGAAACCGTCGAAACGTTGCGTGAACACGCTCGGAATGCTGACGTGGAGGTACGCGAAGCGATGGGTTTGGAGTTTGATGCCCAGGGACACGTTCAGGCCCACCATGACCCGATGTTGGTTGCTCGCTGGGATCGCTGA
- the glpX gene encoding class II fructose-bisphosphatase, with product MTSLSSLEQALVLETVRVTEQAALAASRWTGKGDKHEVDRAATEAMREALNALDIEGTVVIGEGEMDEAPMLYIGEKVGGGARRFPIDIAVDPVEGTTVAAKGLPNGIAVIAIAERGGLMHAPDIYMDKLVVPPPAAGRVRLDWPVEANLNVLAQSLERAVEDLVVVVLDRERHETLIQSVRRAGARVKLIEQGDVIASLAAAVRGTGVHAVMGWGGAPEGVITAAALKCLGGEIQGRFMPETAEQRERLRGMGLDEMQVYTTADLAPGEQLVFSATGITDGELLQGVRRFGGGARTHSVVMGHASRVVRFIDSVHLEEHGARVTIRV from the coding sequence ATGACCTCCCTGTCAAGTTTGGAACAAGCCTTGGTCCTGGAGACTGTCCGGGTCACGGAGCAGGCGGCGCTGGCCGCCTCCCGCTGGACCGGCAAAGGCGACAAGCATGAAGTCGACCGCGCCGCCACCGAGGCGATGCGGGAAGCCCTGAACGCCCTGGACATTGAGGGCACGGTAGTGATCGGCGAGGGCGAGATGGATGAGGCGCCAATGCTCTATATCGGCGAGAAGGTGGGCGGTGGGGCGCGCCGCTTTCCCATTGACATCGCCGTAGATCCGGTTGAAGGCACCACCGTTGCGGCGAAGGGCCTGCCCAACGGCATCGCAGTGATTGCCATCGCTGAGCGCGGCGGCCTCATGCACGCGCCAGACATTTATATGGATAAGCTCGTGGTTCCGCCGCCAGCGGCAGGCCGAGTCCGCCTTGACTGGCCGGTGGAGGCAAACCTTAACGTCTTGGCCCAAAGCCTGGAGAGAGCTGTTGAAGACCTCGTGGTGGTCGTGCTTGACCGGGAGCGGCACGAGACGCTGATTCAGAGCGTCCGGAGGGCCGGTGCACGGGTGAAGTTGATTGAGCAGGGCGACGTGATCGCGTCCCTGGCCGCGGCTGTGCGCGGGACGGGAGTGCACGCCGTGATGGGCTGGGGCGGCGCGCCCGAAGGGGTCATCACGGCGGCCGCCCTCAAGTGCCTCGGGGGTGAAATTCAGGGCCGGTTCATGCCGGAAACAGCTGAACAGCGGGAGCGGCTGAGGGGCATGGGACTCGACGAAATGCAGGTGTACACCACTGCCGACCTCGCGCCTGGAGAGCAGTTGGTATTTTCAGCAACGGGCATCACAGACGGAGAACTGCTGCAGGGGGTACGCCGTTTTGGCGGAGGGGCCCGAACCCACTCCGTGGTCATGGGGCATGCCAGCCGCGTTGTGCGCTTCATCGACTCGGTGCACCTGGAGGAACACGGCGCCCGCGTCACCATTCGGGTCTAA
- the uraH gene encoding hydroxyisourate hydrolase — translation MNAHSGLTTHVLDTARGRPARGIRVELFQIEGAGRRKMTEAVTNTDGRTDAPLIERGSLQPATYELTFHVAPYFEGFGAASQPPFLDLVTLRFTVGDTADHYHVPLIMTPWSYSTYRGS, via the coding sequence GTGAACGCGCACTCGGGCCTCACCACGCATGTCCTCGATACAGCCAGGGGCCGTCCAGCGAGGGGGATCCGGGTCGAACTCTTTCAGATCGAGGGTGCAGGACGGCGCAAGATGACTGAAGCAGTGACGAACACGGATGGACGCACCGACGCGCCGCTGATCGAGCGCGGCAGCCTCCAGCCGGCCACGTATGAGCTGACCTTTCACGTCGCCCCCTATTTTGAGGGCTTCGGGGCTGCGTCCCAGCCTCCCTTCCTCGACCTCGTGACCCTGCGCTTCACCGTCGGCGATACGGCCGATCATTACCACGTCCCCTTGATCATGACTCCCTGGTCTTACAGCACTTACCGGGGGAGCTAG
- the pucL gene encoding factor-independent urate hydroxylase, with the protein MTQPQNNPARMNARLGENNYGKAEVKLMKVFRDTERHEIRELAVRVAMTGAFDTAHTQGDNTDLVATDTVRNTVYGLAKEGFQGSPEQFGKELIAHFIKTGPKVTGGFAEFSEYLWERVQVGGTGHNHAFVRQMPQRTARVEDDGSGFKVTSGIENLYVLKTTQSGWEGYLLDERFTTLPETNERVMATFVTSKWEYNRSDVDYDDVWQRVYRQIQETFTDHYSPSLQHTLFLMGQEVLAICPEISRIWFQMPNKHHLKYNLERFGLENNQEIFHVDPEPYGLMEAWVERAE; encoded by the coding sequence ATGACTCAGCCCCAGAACAACCCAGCCCGAATGAACGCCCGCCTCGGTGAGAACAATTACGGCAAGGCCGAAGTGAAGTTGATGAAGGTCTTTCGCGATACAGAACGCCATGAGATCCGCGAACTCGCCGTGCGCGTCGCCATGACCGGAGCTTTTGACACTGCCCACACCCAGGGCGACAACACGGATCTGGTGGCCACCGATACGGTGCGCAACACGGTGTACGGCCTCGCCAAAGAAGGGTTTCAGGGCAGTCCCGAGCAATTTGGTAAGGAACTGATCGCCCATTTTATCAAGACCGGGCCCAAGGTCACCGGGGGATTTGCCGAGTTCAGCGAGTATCTCTGGGAGCGGGTGCAGGTGGGCGGGACAGGGCACAACCACGCCTTCGTGCGCCAGATGCCCCAGCGCACCGCCCGCGTGGAGGATGACGGCTCAGGTTTTAAAGTCACTTCCGGCATCGAGAACCTGTACGTGCTCAAAACCACCCAAAGTGGTTGGGAAGGCTACTTGTTGGACGAGCGCTTCACCACCCTGCCTGAAACGAACGAACGGGTGATGGCGACCTTTGTCACCTCCAAGTGGGAATACAACCGCAGCGACGTGGACTATGATGACGTATGGCAGCGGGTCTACCGGCAGATTCAGGAGACCTTCACTGACCACTACTCGCCCAGCCTGCAACATACCCTGTTCCTGATGGGTCAGGAGGTGCTGGCGATCTGCCCAGAAATCTCCCGGATCTGGTTTCAGATGCCCAACAAGCACCACCTAAAGTACAACCTGGAGCGCTTCGGACTGGAGAACAACCAAGAAATTTTCCACGTGGATCCTGAACCATATGGCCTGATGGAAGCTTGGGTGGAGCGCGCCGAGTGA
- the uraD gene encoding 2-oxo-4-hydroxy-4-carboxy-5-ureidoimidazoline decarboxylase — protein MSSLRLSEVNALSSDEFVHTFGGILEHSPRYAERVGRGRPFRRVEELAAAFTAAVLTDRPAEQLALIRAHPDLAGKAALLGQVTAESAAEQAGAGLDRLSPEEYAEFQRVNVAYHAKFDMPYIVCVREHTKASILAGAAIRLENTPEHERETALREIGKIARFRVFDLVRQDHPGGIV, from the coding sequence TTGAGCTCCCTGCGTCTTTCTGAGGTGAACGCCCTCTCCTCCGACGAGTTTGTGCACACCTTTGGCGGCATTTTGGAACACAGCCCGCGCTACGCCGAGAGGGTGGGAAGAGGGCGCCCCTTCCGACGCGTAGAGGAATTGGCGGCTGCCTTTACCGCCGCGGTGCTGACCGACCGCCCCGCCGAGCAGCTCGCCCTGATTCGGGCGCATCCCGACCTCGCCGGGAAAGCGGCGCTGTTAGGGCAGGTGACCGCCGAATCTGCTGCCGAGCAAGCTGGCGCTGGACTCGACCGCCTGAGTCCTGAGGAGTACGCCGAGTTCCAGCGCGTCAACGTGGCCTATCACGCCAAGTTTGACATGCCTTACATCGTCTGCGTGCGCGAGCATACCAAGGCCAGCATCTTGGCAGGCGCCGCCATACGTCTAGAGAACACCCCTGAACACGAGCGGGAAACCGCCTTAAGAGAGATCGGCAAAATCGCCCGGTTCCGAGTTTTTGACCTGGTGCGCCAGGATCACCCAGGAGGAATAGTATGA
- a CDS encoding nucleobase:cation symporter-2 family protein: MLQGTSVSSVHPVDEVPPAGRMVAFGLQHVLSMYAGIIAVPLVLASAIGLPQDQVVRIVNASFFMCGVATLIQTIGFPGFGAKLPIVQGTTFAALASMILIGKEYGLPGIYGSVIVAGLFTVLLAPYFSRMLRFFPPVVAGTVITIIGVSLMPVAIRWAGGGVPSAPTFGDPTNLGLAALVMLFVLLITRFGKGFWSRVAVLLGLVFGTVVAALIGKASFATVGTAAAIGFTPPFFFGFPTFALIPILSMILVMLVVMVETTADLLAIGEIVDKPVNAREVAAGLRADGLSTALGGVFNVFPFTAFAQNVGLVRFTGIKSRFVVATAGVILMLLGFFPKLGALVASIPLPVLGGAGLVLFGTVAAAGIQTLSKVNMADTRNLTIVAVSIALGVIPSTVPTLYEKLPDWAGLFLESGITAAAIAAILLNILFNIVGSSREQLSYTADATSHAPEVGDVH, from the coding sequence ATGCTTCAAGGAACGTCTGTCTCCTCTGTTCACCCCGTTGATGAAGTGCCGCCTGCCGGACGCATGGTGGCGTTCGGGCTACAGCACGTGCTGAGCATGTACGCGGGGATCATCGCTGTTCCGCTGGTGCTGGCCAGTGCCATCGGTCTGCCGCAAGATCAGGTCGTCCGGATTGTCAACGCCAGCTTCTTTATGTGCGGCGTCGCCACCCTGATTCAGACCATCGGATTCCCGGGCTTCGGAGCGAAGCTCCCCATCGTGCAGGGCACCACTTTTGCTGCGCTTGCCAGCATGATTTTGATCGGCAAGGAATACGGCCTGCCGGGGATTTACGGTTCAGTGATCGTGGCCGGATTGTTTACAGTGTTGCTCGCGCCGTACTTTTCCCGGATGCTGCGCTTCTTCCCTCCGGTCGTGGCCGGAACAGTGATCACGATCATCGGCGTGTCGCTGATGCCTGTCGCCATTCGCTGGGCAGGGGGCGGCGTCCCCAGCGCGCCGACCTTCGGAGACCCGACCAACCTTGGCCTCGCCGCATTAGTCATGCTGTTCGTCTTGCTGATTACCCGCTTCGGCAAGGGCTTCTGGAGCCGGGTCGCCGTGTTGTTGGGGCTGGTCTTCGGCACGGTCGTCGCCGCACTGATTGGCAAGGCGTCTTTCGCCACGGTCGGCACAGCCGCCGCGATCGGCTTCACGCCTCCCTTCTTCTTCGGGTTCCCCACCTTCGCCCTGATTCCCATTCTGTCAATGATTTTGGTGATGCTGGTCGTGATGGTGGAAACCACAGCCGATCTGCTCGCTATCGGCGAGATTGTGGACAAGCCGGTCAATGCCCGTGAGGTGGCCGCTGGACTGCGCGCTGACGGCCTCTCCACTGCCCTGGGCGGCGTGTTCAATGTGTTTCCCTTCACCGCGTTCGCACAAAACGTCGGCCTGGTACGCTTCACTGGCATCAAAAGCCGCTTCGTGGTCGCCACAGCGGGCGTCATCCTAATGTTACTGGGCTTCTTCCCCAAGTTGGGCGCGTTGGTGGCCTCCATTCCCCTGCCGGTGCTGGGCGGGGCCGGGCTGGTGTTGTTCGGAACTGTGGCGGCAGCAGGTATTCAGACGCTTTCGAAAGTGAACATGGCGGATACGCGCAACCTCACCATCGTGGCCGTCAGCATTGCACTGGGCGTAATTCCCTCCACTGTGCCGACCCTCTACGAAAAGCTTCCCGATTGGGCCGGTCTTTTTCTCGAAAGCGGAATCACGGCTGCGGCCATTGCCGCGATCTTGCTCAACATTTTGTTCAACATCGTAGGATCCAGTCGGGAGCAGCTCTCGTACACGGCCGACGCCACCAGCCATGCTCCTGAAGTCGGAGACGTCCATTGA
- a CDS encoding phosphatase PAP2 family protein, protein MTLPAHAHVQRLLVFLSKHWRALLLLFLGVLLPLLGFVKIAEEVYEKEPFAFEEPLMLAIHAGASTALNDFTRFLSLFGNTAGMLPLTGLLSILLYRIRPRLAYFLLLALGGTVAINTVLKQFFDRPRPAFWTPFLPEPDFSFPSGHAMFASALVSAVVVILWFTRWRLPALICGAAYVLAMMWSRVYIGVHYPTDVTAGALVSVAWVVGLNYVLHVHQILRPALSRPTEQLRKTEDNSPQETSSASVQEVDVVSHRE, encoded by the coding sequence ATGACCCTGCCCGCTCACGCGCATGTCCAGCGCCTACTCGTCTTCCTCAGCAAGCATTGGCGTGCCCTCCTCCTCCTCTTCCTCGGTGTGCTCTTGCCCCTCCTGGGTTTCGTCAAGATCGCCGAAGAGGTCTACGAGAAAGAGCCCTTTGCCTTCGAAGAACCCCTGATGCTCGCGATTCACGCGGGCGCGTCTACCGCTTTAAATGACTTCACCCGCTTCCTCTCGCTTTTTGGCAACACGGCCGGCATGTTGCCTCTGACCGGTCTCCTGAGCATCTTGCTCTACCGCATTCGCCCCCGATTGGCCTACTTTCTGCTGTTGGCTCTGGGCGGCACAGTCGCGATCAACACGGTTCTCAAACAGTTTTTTGACCGGCCCCGCCCCGCGTTCTGGACGCCTTTTCTACCGGAACCCGACTTCTCCTTTCCAAGTGGTCACGCCATGTTTGCCAGTGCGCTGGTGAGCGCGGTGGTCGTCATCCTGTGGTTCACACGCTGGCGCTTGCCAGCCCTGATCTGCGGCGCAGCATACGTGCTCGCGATGATGTGGTCACGGGTGTACATCGGCGTGCATTACCCCACAGATGTCACGGCAGGCGCCCTGGTGTCAGTGGCTTGGGTAGTCGGCCTGAATTACGTGTTGCATGTTCACCAGATCTTGCGTCCGGCCCTATCACGCCCTACTGAGCAACTGAGGAAGACAGAGGACAACAGCCCGCAAGAGACGTCATCAGCATCGGTACAGGAAGTCGATGTTGTGAGTCACCGCGAATAG